One genomic segment of Rhizorhabdus phycosphaerae includes these proteins:
- a CDS encoding response regulator yields MSSFARGSNSTYSYFVGLPLILALTCAADISFPLGTAIWVIYLLPTVIAFASPYRLLPVATAALSVICMAFGFYNAPAGVDPALALVNRSLATIVNLLLAGIGTMFISYRLDARRQQWMREAEAELARRTGGEQTPEDIGLNTLGFLVERFGASAGVVYVRDGEAYRRVASTGVPASIAIPERIGRDDGLLGDVIRRGGTLVVEDVPDGYLAFGSALGSAKPRRLVIGTGRVDEMVNSIVEVAFLDQPDAKPRDLPAFLELVSGHLGTAIRSGKYRARLQNLLAETQQQAEELQAQSEELRATNDELEEQSKQLLRSQAQLEDQQQELERNNTLLEEQTSSLEAQRDELARAQASLKAQTAELEQASRYKSEFLANMSHELRTPLNSLLIMARLLAENRHGNLSDEQVRFAETIETSGNDLLILINDILDISKIEAGKLELQPRPTRLGDMFEKLRNSFQPAAESKGLGFRISQEDGVPAMIETDVQRLEQIMRNFLSNAIKFTERGEVAVEAGRDEHGHIRLTVRDTGPGIPADKQEMIFEAFRQADGSISRKYGGTGLGLSISRELARLLGGDISLHSAVGEGSAFTITLPEKFQGSSRNAPAPRPFQARSEPVAPLSTRPDRVVQRTEDDRATLAGDSRVILVVEDDPAFARILCDLAHEVGFQCLIAATADEGALLARQYLPHAVILDLHLPDHTGLSVLDRIKRDARTRHIPVHIVSADEDTQAALASGAVGYLLKPVSRDTLVDMLEGLEARMEQRLRRVLVVEDDTQQAESIRHLLASRDVETVNAHSAAECLEKLGQETFDCMVLDLNLPDMPGLDLLERLSNDESVGFPPVIVYTGRDLANDEEMRLRRYSKSIIVKGAKSPERLLDEVTLFLHQVVSELPSEQQKMLARSLGRDSTLENRRILIVEDDIRNVYALTGVLEPHGVDVRIARNGREALEIVDAAEQVGGTPIDLVLMDIMMPEMDGLTAMREIRKRPQFATLPIIALTAKAMERDQQDCLAAGANDYLAKPLDIDKLLSLIRVWMPR; encoded by the coding sequence CGGTCATCGCCTTCGCCAGCCCCTACCGGCTGCTGCCGGTGGCGACCGCCGCGCTGTCGGTGATCTGCATGGCGTTCGGCTTCTACAATGCACCCGCGGGCGTCGATCCCGCGCTGGCGCTGGTCAACCGGTCTCTTGCCACCATCGTCAATCTGCTGCTCGCGGGCATCGGGACGATGTTCATAAGCTATCGCCTCGACGCGCGGCGGCAGCAGTGGATGCGTGAAGCCGAAGCGGAACTCGCCCGGCGGACCGGCGGCGAGCAGACTCCTGAGGATATCGGCCTCAATACGCTCGGCTTTCTCGTCGAGCGGTTCGGCGCCTCTGCAGGCGTGGTCTATGTTCGCGATGGCGAAGCGTATCGGCGCGTCGCATCGACGGGGGTGCCCGCCAGCATTGCCATCCCCGAGCGCATCGGCCGCGACGACGGGCTGCTCGGCGACGTGATCCGCCGCGGCGGAACGCTGGTCGTCGAGGACGTGCCCGATGGCTATCTGGCCTTCGGCAGCGCGCTGGGCAGCGCCAAGCCGCGCCGCCTCGTGATCGGCACCGGCCGGGTCGATGAGATGGTGAACAGCATCGTCGAGGTTGCTTTCCTCGATCAACCGGACGCCAAGCCCCGGGATCTTCCGGCCTTTCTCGAACTGGTGTCGGGACATCTCGGCACCGCAATCCGATCTGGCAAATATCGCGCGCGCCTTCAGAACCTCCTCGCCGAGACCCAGCAGCAGGCTGAAGAATTGCAGGCGCAGAGCGAGGAGCTCCGCGCCACCAACGACGAACTGGAAGAGCAGAGCAAGCAGCTTCTCCGTTCGCAGGCGCAGCTGGAAGACCAGCAGCAGGAACTGGAGCGCAACAACACGCTCCTTGAGGAGCAGACCAGTTCCCTCGAGGCGCAGCGCGACGAGCTTGCCCGCGCACAGGCCTCGCTCAAGGCCCAGACCGCCGAACTCGAACAGGCGAGCCGCTACAAATCCGAGTTCCTTGCGAATATGAGCCATGAGCTGCGTACGCCGCTCAATTCGCTGCTCATCATGGCCCGCCTTCTGGCCGAGAATCGCCACGGCAATCTGAGCGACGAGCAGGTGCGCTTCGCCGAGACGATCGAGACCTCGGGCAACGACCTGCTGATCCTCATCAACGATATTCTCGACATCTCGAAGATCGAGGCCGGGAAGCTCGAGCTCCAGCCGCGACCGACCCGGCTGGGCGACATGTTCGAGAAGCTGCGCAACAGTTTCCAGCCCGCAGCGGAGAGCAAGGGCCTGGGCTTCCGGATCAGTCAGGAGGACGGCGTCCCCGCGATGATCGAGACCGACGTCCAGCGTCTGGAACAGATCATGCGCAATTTCCTGTCGAACGCGATCAAGTTCACCGAGCGCGGCGAAGTGGCGGTGGAGGCCGGCCGCGACGAACACGGGCATATCCGCCTGACGGTGCGCGACACCGGTCCGGGCATTCCGGCGGACAAGCAGGAGATGATATTCGAAGCCTTCCGCCAGGCCGACGGGAGCATCAGCCGGAAATATGGCGGGACCGGTCTCGGACTATCGATCTCGCGCGAACTGGCCAGGCTTCTCGGTGGAGATATCTCGCTCCACAGCGCCGTCGGCGAAGGTAGCGCCTTCACGATCACCCTGCCCGAGAAGTTCCAGGGTTCGTCAAGGAATGCCCCAGCACCCCGCCCCTTCCAGGCCCGTTCCGAGCCGGTCGCGCCCTTGTCGACGCGCCCGGACCGGGTGGTGCAGCGTACAGAGGACGACCGGGCGACGCTCGCCGGGGATAGCCGCGTCATCCTGGTGGTGGAGGACGATCCGGCCTTTGCGCGCATCCTGTGCGACCTGGCGCATGAGGTCGGTTTTCAGTGCCTGATCGCCGCTACCGCCGACGAAGGCGCCCTGCTCGCCCGGCAATATCTGCCGCATGCGGTGATCCTCGATCTCCACCTTCCGGACCATACAGGGCTGTCGGTCCTCGACAGGATCAAGCGCGATGCGCGGACGCGACATATACCGGTGCACATCGTCTCGGCCGACGAGGACACCCAGGCCGCGCTCGCCAGCGGGGCGGTCGGCTATCTGCTCAAGCCCGTCAGCCGCGATACGCTGGTCGACATGCTCGAAGGGCTGGAGGCGCGGATGGAGCAGCGCCTGCGCCGCGTGCTGGTCGTTGAGGACGATACGCAGCAGGCCGAGAGCATCCGCCATCTGCTCGCCTCGCGCGACGTCGAAACCGTCAATGCGCACAGCGCGGCCGAATGCCTGGAGAAACTCGGGCAGGAAACGTTCGACTGCATGGTGCTCGACCTCAACCTGCCCGACATGCCGGGTCTGGACCTGCTCGAGCGGCTGAGCAACGACGAGAGCGTCGGCTTCCCCCCGGTCATCGTCTACACCGGCCGGGATCTCGCAAATGACGAGGAGATGCGGCTGCGTCGCTATTCCAAGTCGATCATCGTCAAGGGCGCCAAGTCCCCGGAGCGTCTGCTCGACGAGGTTACCCTCTTCCTGCACCAGGTCGTCTCGGAACTGCCGAGCGAACAGCAGAAGATGCTGGCTCGCTCGCTGGGCCGCGACAGCACGCTGGAAAACCGGCGCATCCTGATCGTCGAGGACGATATCCGCAACGTGTACGCGCTGACCGGCGTGCTCGAACCCCATGGCGTCGATGTCCGCATCGCCCGCAACGGCCGCGAAGCGCTCGAAATCGTTGACGCCGCGGAACAAGTTGGCGGCACGCCCATTGATCTCGTGCTGATGGATATCATGATGCCCGAGATGGACGGCCTCACGGCGATGCGCGAAATCCGCAAGCGGCCGCAGTTCGCGACGCTGCCGATCATCGCGCTGACCGCCAAGGCCATGGAACGCGACCAGCAGGACTGTCTGGCAGCCGGCGCGAACGACTATCTCGCCAAGCCGCTCGACATCGACAAGCTGCTGTCGCTCATCCGCGTGTGGATGCCGCGATGA
- a CDS encoding CheR family methyltransferase, with product MSFTAEDVAEIETDLIVEAVWRRYGYDFRDYSRPSLQRRLERAQSHFDCSSLSELQHRLLHDVGTLPALLGFMTIQVSEFFRDPYYYARLRTDVLPHLATWPSIKVWVAGCANGEEFYSLAILFREEGLENRTIFYCTDINPSALEKAEAGIYDLDRLAGFTRNYQAAGGRASLSDYYTAAFGAARFDPSLRKRAVFADHNLASDSVFSEVQFVSSRNVLIYFERSLQDRALDVFARSLPAGGFLGLGSKETLHFSRCAGLFTDFAAHEKIYRRNAVPADEARDAR from the coding sequence ATGAGCTTCACCGCAGAGGACGTCGCCGAGATTGAGACCGACCTGATCGTCGAAGCGGTCTGGCGGCGTTATGGCTACGACTTTCGCGACTATAGCCGCCCGTCGCTGCAACGCCGGCTTGAGCGCGCTCAGAGTCATTTCGACTGCTCCAGCCTCTCGGAACTGCAGCACCGGCTGCTTCACGACGTCGGCACGCTGCCGGCACTGCTCGGGTTCATGACGATCCAGGTCAGCGAGTTCTTTCGCGATCCCTATTATTATGCGCGCCTGCGGACCGATGTGCTCCCGCATCTCGCAACCTGGCCGTCGATCAAGGTCTGGGTGGCCGGATGCGCCAATGGCGAGGAGTTCTATTCGCTCGCGATCCTGTTCCGCGAGGAAGGGCTCGAGAATCGCACCATATTCTATTGTACCGACATCAATCCGAGCGCGCTCGAAAAGGCGGAAGCAGGGATTTACGATCTCGACAGGCTGGCGGGGTTCACCCGCAACTACCAGGCCGCCGGCGGTCGCGCTTCGCTGTCGGACTATTACACGGCGGCTTTCGGCGCGGCCCGGTTCGACCCCAGCCTGCGCAAGCGCGCGGTGTTCGCCGACCATAATCTGGCCAGCGATTCGGTGTTCTCGGAAGTGCAGTTCGTTTCGAGCCGCAACGTCCTGATCTATTTCGAGCGGTCGCTTCAGGATCGCGCGCTCGATGTCTTCGCCCGATCGTTGCCTGCGGGCGGCTTTCTCGGCCTCGGCTCCAAGGAGACGCTCCATTTTTCGCGATGCGCTGGCCTCTTCACCGACTTTGCCGCCCATGAGAAGATCTACCGCCGAAACGCCGTCCCGGCCGACGAGGCCCGTGATGCCCGATAG
- a CDS encoding response regulator — MPDSPVRILAVDDVPQNLVALEAALDQPGVELVTASSGEQALELMLRSDFALALLDVQMPGMDGFELAELMRGTERTRAVPIIFLTAIATDETRRFRGFEAGAVDYLLKPYDIHVLNQKVSVFVELARQRRELARQRDELALALGRLRAHGDNSPMAVVEIDPDLRIVTWAKGAERLFGYAADDMLGLLLHQAPFLPEEDRATFVSSMQRLLEGENSEMQEHRFLRADGALRAGEWYCSTVAGSRGRALSGMLQILDVTERQRAMETQRLLVGELNHRVKNSLATVQAIASQSFRHAEDVAQFRDAFTGRIKSLAAAHSLLSTATWERASLRRLITDQFEIGAVTADRFHMDGPSLDLTPELALRFALVLHELATNAHKYGAFSNDSGHVSLAWRVESDVVLLDWCETGGPTVAPFDKRGFGTTLIQSSLTSEGGRAEMEYRPEGICWHLRLPLRCDDEVNGLQVVDDAPLPTTAPPAPAVVQQQPAPVETGSRQLKILVVEDEPLVAMDLMMELEDSGHWPLGPATSCDQALDIIMADAPDAALLDGNLNGEPVDRVADELASRDIPFAFVSGYGREHLPSRHADRPVISKPFRAAEVLAAVEDLMASPSPSRSAAA, encoded by the coding sequence ATGCCCGATAGCCCGGTCCGGATCCTCGCGGTCGACGACGTCCCGCAGAACCTGGTCGCGCTAGAGGCCGCGCTCGACCAGCCTGGCGTCGAGCTGGTGACGGCGAGCAGTGGCGAGCAGGCGCTCGAGCTGATGCTCCGCAGCGATTTCGCGCTGGCGCTGCTCGACGTGCAGATGCCGGGCATGGACGGGTTCGAACTGGCCGAACTCATGCGCGGGACCGAGCGGACCCGCGCCGTTCCGATCATTTTCCTGACCGCGATCGCCACCGACGAAACCCGCCGCTTCCGCGGCTTCGAGGCCGGCGCGGTCGACTATCTGCTCAAGCCTTATGACATCCACGTGCTCAACCAGAAGGTGTCGGTGTTCGTGGAGCTGGCGCGACAGCGACGCGAGCTGGCACGTCAGCGCGACGAACTCGCACTCGCGCTGGGGCGGCTGCGTGCGCATGGCGACAACTCGCCGATGGCGGTTGTAGAGATCGATCCCGACCTGCGGATCGTGACCTGGGCCAAAGGGGCCGAGCGCCTGTTCGGCTATGCCGCCGATGACATGCTGGGGCTTTTGCTTCACCAGGCCCCCTTCCTGCCCGAGGAGGACCGCGCAACCTTCGTCTCGTCGATGCAGCGCCTGCTCGAGGGCGAGAATAGCGAGATGCAGGAGCACCGCTTCCTGCGCGCGGACGGCGCCCTGCGCGCGGGCGAATGGTATTGCTCGACCGTCGCCGGATCACGTGGCCGCGCGCTGAGCGGCATGCTCCAAATACTCGATGTCACCGAACGACAGCGCGCGATGGAGACCCAGCGCCTGCTGGTGGGCGAGCTCAATCACCGGGTGAAGAATTCGCTGGCGACGGTGCAGGCGATCGCGTCGCAGAGCTTTCGCCACGCCGAGGATGTCGCGCAGTTCCGCGATGCCTTCACCGGCCGCATCAAGTCGCTCGCTGCGGCCCATTCGCTGCTCAGCACGGCCACCTGGGAAAGGGCCAGCCTGCGCCGGCTGATCACCGACCAGTTCGAGATCGGCGCCGTCACGGCGGACCGTTTCCACATGGACGGACCGTCGCTGGACCTTACCCCGGAGCTTGCCCTGCGCTTCGCGCTGGTCCTTCACGAACTGGCGACCAATGCGCATAAATATGGCGCCTTCTCCAACGACAGCGGCCATGTCTCGCTCGCCTGGCGGGTCGAATCCGATGTCGTTCTGCTCGACTGGTGCGAGACCGGCGGGCCGACGGTCGCACCGTTCGACAAGCGCGGCTTCGGCACGACGCTGATCCAGTCGAGCCTGACCTCGGAAGGCGGCCGGGCCGAGATGGAGTATCGCCCCGAAGGCATATGCTGGCACCTGCGGCTGCCCCTGCGCTGCGACGATGAGGTAAACGGACTTCAGGTGGTCGACGATGCGCCACTGCCGACGACGGCTCCGCCGGCCCCCGCCGTCGTGCAGCAACAGCCGGCGCCCGTCGAAACAGGCTCTCGCCAGCTCAAGATCCTGGTCGTCGAGGACGAGCCACTCGTCGCGATGGACCTGATGATGGAGCTGGAGGATTCGGGCCATTGGCCGCTTGGCCCCGCCACGTCCTGCGATCAGGCGCTCGACATCATCATGGCGGACGCGCCCGACGCAGCCCTGCTCGACGGCAATCTGAACGGCGAGCCCGTCGATCGTGTCGCGGACGAACTGGCGAGCCGGGACATACCCTTTGCCTTCGTCAGCGGCTATGGCCGCGAGCATCTGCCCAGCCGCCACGCGGACCGTCCGGTCATCTCCAAGCCGTTCCGCGCTGCCGAGGTGCTGGCTGCGGTCGAGGATCTCATGGCCTCGCCATCGCCATCGCGATCGGCAGCCGCCTGA
- a CDS encoding O-acetylhomoserine aminocarboxypropyltransferase/cysteine synthase family protein → MTERTLHPETLALHAGWRADPGTGSVAPPIFQTTSYQFRDAEHAANLFALKELGNIYTRIGNPTTDILEQRIAALEGGAAALAVASGQAASAYAIQNLARAGDNIVSSTDLYGGTWNLFANTLRDQGIEVRFVDPTDPQAFARATDDRTRAYYAETLPNPKLIVCPIAEIAAIGRPLGIPLIVDNTAAPLIARPLDHGAAIVVYSATKYIGGHGTSIGGVIVDGGNFDWGAVPERQPTLNTPDPSYHGAVWNEAAKPLGPIAYILRARTVLLRDLGAALSPFNAFQILQGLETLPLRMPRHCENATRVAAFLQGRTDVTRVIHPSLQTGQQAERAARYLTGGTGGLLGFELTGGREAGRRFIDALQLFYHVANIGDARSLAIHPATTTHSQLSAEEQAATGVSEGYVRLSIGLEHIDDIIADLEQALDKAG, encoded by the coding sequence ATGACCGAACGCACGCTGCACCCAGAAACGCTGGCGCTTCACGCCGGATGGCGTGCGGATCCGGGCACCGGCTCGGTCGCGCCACCCATCTTCCAGACGACTTCCTATCAGTTCCGCGATGCGGAGCATGCGGCCAATCTGTTCGCGCTCAAGGAACTGGGCAATATCTATACCCGCATCGGCAACCCCACGACCGACATATTGGAGCAGCGCATCGCCGCGCTCGAAGGTGGTGCCGCCGCTCTTGCGGTCGCGTCCGGACAGGCAGCCTCCGCTTATGCGATCCAGAATCTCGCGCGCGCCGGCGACAATATCGTCAGCAGCACCGACCTTTATGGTGGGACCTGGAACCTGTTCGCCAACACGCTGCGCGATCAGGGGATCGAGGTGCGTTTCGTCGATCCGACCGACCCGCAGGCTTTCGCTCGCGCCACCGACGACCGAACCCGTGCTTATTATGCCGAGACGTTACCCAACCCCAAGCTGATCGTCTGCCCGATCGCCGAGATCGCGGCCATCGGCCGGCCGCTCGGCATTCCCCTGATCGTCGACAACACCGCGGCACCGCTGATCGCGCGCCCGCTCGACCATGGCGCGGCGATCGTCGTCTATTCGGCGACCAAATATATCGGCGGCCACGGCACCTCGATCGGTGGCGTGATCGTCGATGGCGGCAATTTCGACTGGGGTGCGGTGCCCGAGCGCCAGCCGACGCTCAACACCCCCGATCCCAGCTATCATGGAGCGGTGTGGAACGAGGCGGCCAAGCCACTCGGCCCGATCGCCTATATCTTGCGCGCACGGACGGTCCTGCTGCGCGACCTGGGCGCGGCGCTGTCGCCGTTCAATGCCTTCCAGATCCTCCAGGGTCTCGAAACACTGCCGCTGCGCATGCCGCGCCATTGCGAGAATGCCACCAGGGTCGCCGCCTTCCTGCAGGGCCGAACAGACGTGACGCGGGTCATCCACCCGTCGCTGCAGACCGGCCAGCAGGCCGAACGGGCGGCGCGCTATCTAACCGGCGGCACCGGCGGGCTCCTCGGCTTCGAGCTGACGGGCGGGCGTGAGGCCGGGCGGCGCTTCATCGACGCGCTCCAGCTCTTCTACCATGTCGCGAACATCGGTGACGCGCGCAGCCTCGCCATCCATCCTGCCACGACCACCCACTCGCAGCTGTCGGCCGAAGAGCAGGCCGCGACGGGCGTTTCCGAAGGCTATGTGCGGCTGTCGATCGGCCTGGAGCATATCGACGACATCATCGCCGACCTCGAACAGGCGCTCGACAAGGCCGGCTGA